The Candidatus Mycolicibacterium alkanivorans genome contains a region encoding:
- a CDS encoding PAS and ANTAR domain-containing protein, translated as MSEEATDLTDDAGVEHALAGGTPQRVGWFRFYFDDQRWEWCPQVQRMHGYEPGTVQPTTELVLSHKHPDDYGQVAATLEEIRRTSGAFSTRHRIVDTHGDVHDVVVVGDQLHDDSGAVIGTHGFYVDVTPTLSQEKRELLNEAVAEIAESRAAIEQAKGMLMVVYRISADTAFELLRWRSQETNVKLRVLAEQIAEDFLALEYDEALPARGVYDHLLLTAHTRVGD; from the coding sequence ATGTCCGAGGAGGCCACAGACCTGACCGATGACGCCGGGGTTGAGCACGCCCTGGCCGGGGGAACCCCACAACGGGTCGGCTGGTTCCGGTTCTATTTCGACGACCAGCGCTGGGAATGGTGCCCGCAGGTGCAGCGGATGCACGGCTACGAGCCCGGAACCGTGCAACCGACCACCGAACTCGTGCTGTCCCACAAACATCCCGACGACTACGGTCAGGTCGCTGCCACGCTGGAAGAGATCCGCCGCACGTCGGGCGCGTTCAGCACCCGCCACCGCATCGTCGACACCCACGGCGACGTCCACGACGTCGTCGTGGTCGGCGATCAGCTGCACGACGACAGCGGCGCCGTCATCGGTACCCACGGTTTCTACGTCGACGTCACACCCACGCTGAGCCAGGAGAAACGGGAACTGCTCAACGAGGCGGTCGCCGAGATCGCCGAATCCCGGGCCGCCATCGAACAGGCCAAGGGGATGCTGATGGTGGTCTACCGGATCAGCGCCGACACCGCGTTCGAGCTCCTGCGCTGGCGGTCACAGGAAACCAACGTCAAACTGCGGGTGCTCGCCGAACAGATCGCCGAGGACTTCCTGGCCCTCGAGTACGACGAAGCCCTGCCGGCCCGCGGTGTCTACGACCACCTGTTGCTCACCGCGCACACCCGCGTCGGCGACTGA
- a CDS encoding sensor domain-containing protein, protein MRLPALLGLVAVALAGCAQTVAGSAVSNPAQAITPLRADDTDQVLISASQLRDIVGVKLQTDADQARPIPGTSAVPACSALDAAGMQAFLGDRWSGFHVLLFTDGDKHDHVVAEAVAVYPDARSATTQFSSGTNSAKACDGQRALSAGGDAAWKFTVPEINADTVRWSKHQIGIPFDWTCYGEARLRNNAIVQAMACQGDDGGQVTVTTMTDRMSASVWELSGH, encoded by the coding sequence ATGCGGCTGCCTGCGCTTCTGGGTCTGGTGGCGGTGGCGCTCGCCGGGTGCGCGCAGACCGTCGCCGGCAGCGCGGTTTCCAACCCGGCCCAGGCGATCACGCCCCTGCGCGCCGATGACACCGATCAGGTACTGATCAGCGCGTCACAGTTGCGCGACATCGTGGGAGTGAAGCTGCAGACCGACGCCGACCAGGCGCGGCCCATACCGGGCACGTCCGCGGTACCGGCCTGCTCGGCACTGGACGCCGCCGGGATGCAGGCGTTCCTCGGCGACAGGTGGTCCGGGTTTCACGTGCTGTTGTTCACCGACGGCGACAAGCATGACCACGTGGTGGCCGAGGCCGTTGCCGTGTATCCCGATGCCCGTTCTGCGACAACGCAATTCAGCTCCGGTACCAACAGCGCGAAGGCCTGCGATGGTCAGCGGGCGTTGAGTGCCGGCGGCGACGCCGCGTGGAAGTTCACCGTCCCGGAGATCAATGCCGACACCGTGCGATGGAGCAAGCATCAGATTGGCATCCCGTTCGACTGGACCTGCTACGGCGAGGCCAGGCTGCGCAACAACGCCATCGTCCAGGCCATGGCGTGTCAGGGCGACGACGGCGGGCAGGTCACCGTCACCACGATGACCGACCGGATGTCGGCGAGCGTGTGGGAGTTGTCGGGCCACTGA
- the lat gene encoding L-lysine 6-transaminase, which yields MTELLSREDVVSVVPDAHRGSAIEPGNVHTVLARSILADGLDLVLDLDRSTGAHLVDARDGKHYLDMFTFFASSVLGMNHPALAGDERFRAELAQAAVNKPSNSDVYTVPMARFVETFARVLGDPALPHLFFVDGGALAVENALKVAFDWKSRHNEARGIDPALGTRVLHLRGAFHGRSGYTLSLTNTDPNKVARFPKFDWPRIDAPYIRPGADMDAVEAESLRQARAAFEAHPHDVACFIAEPIQGEGGDRHFRPQFFAAMRKLCDEFDALMIADEVQTGCGITGTAWAYQQLGFTPDVVAFGKKTQVCGIMAGRRVDEVADNVFTVSSRINSTWGGNLVDMVRCRRILEVIEADGLFAHAAGMGAHLRGALAELALELPELVYDVRGRGLMCAFSLPTTARRDALLAALWERGVIMLGSGADSVRFRPALTVTRAELDRAVSAVREVLLGAV from the coding sequence ATGACGGAACTGTTGTCGCGCGAAGACGTGGTGTCGGTGGTCCCGGATGCCCACCGGGGGTCGGCCATCGAACCTGGGAACGTGCATACGGTGCTGGCCCGCAGCATCCTGGCCGACGGACTGGACCTGGTGCTGGACCTGGACCGCTCGACCGGTGCCCATCTGGTGGACGCCCGCGACGGCAAGCACTACCTCGACATGTTCACCTTCTTCGCGTCCTCGGTGCTGGGGATGAACCACCCGGCACTGGCCGGCGACGAGCGGTTCCGCGCCGAGCTGGCGCAGGCCGCCGTGAACAAACCGTCGAACTCCGACGTCTACACCGTGCCGATGGCCCGGTTCGTCGAGACCTTCGCCCGCGTGCTGGGTGACCCGGCGCTACCACACCTGTTCTTCGTCGACGGCGGAGCGCTGGCGGTGGAGAACGCGCTCAAGGTCGCGTTCGACTGGAAGAGCCGGCACAACGAGGCGCGCGGCATCGACCCGGCGCTGGGCACCCGGGTGCTGCACCTGCGCGGCGCCTTCCATGGCCGAAGCGGCTACACGCTGTCGCTGACCAACACCGACCCCAACAAGGTGGCCCGGTTCCCGAAGTTCGACTGGCCGCGGATCGACGCGCCGTACATCCGCCCCGGCGCCGATATGGACGCGGTGGAGGCCGAGTCACTGCGGCAGGCCCGCGCCGCCTTCGAGGCCCACCCGCACGACGTCGCCTGCTTCATCGCCGAGCCAATCCAGGGCGAGGGCGGCGACCGGCACTTCCGTCCGCAGTTCTTCGCCGCCATGCGCAAGCTGTGCGACGAGTTCGATGCGCTGATGATCGCCGACGAGGTGCAGACCGGATGCGGCATCACTGGCACCGCGTGGGCCTACCAGCAGCTCGGGTTCACCCCGGACGTCGTGGCGTTCGGCAAGAAGACTCAGGTCTGCGGCATCATGGCGGGCCGGCGCGTCGACGAGGTGGCCGACAACGTGTTCACCGTCAGCTCACGGATCAACTCGACCTGGGGCGGCAACCTGGTCGACATGGTCCGCTGTCGCCGGATCCTCGAAGTGATCGAGGCCGACGGGCTCTTCGCGCACGCCGCGGGGATGGGCGCGCACCTGCGCGGCGCACTCGCGGAGCTGGCTCTTGAACTCCCGGAGTTGGTTTACGACGTGCGCGGCCGTGGGCTGATGTGTGCGTTCAGCCTTCCCACGACCGCGCGACGCGATGCCCTCCTGGCCGCGCTGTGGGAGCGCGGCGTGATCATGCTCGGCAGCGGAGCGGATAGCGTCCGGTTCCGGCCCGCGCTGACCGTGACGCGCGCGGAACTGGACCGGGCGGTGTCCGCGGTGCGGGAGGTATTGCTCGGCGCGGTCTAG
- a CDS encoding cation-translocating P-type ATPase, with amino-acid sequence MSFRPGLPGLGGLIAAPIQLTATAVGLAGGAALLGGSTAVRVGSRALGAVPGARAVGRAAAGMAVEAIGGPPHRRISRRGARRWIEVRGLAGPDAVAIAEEVLAAVRAVPGVTDAVLNRSVARLVVTVAPEGPAENLSDVVADAERRARTEPARRQHPLTLPGDDSVLVARALGAAAATASLGVSLVGTALRLPGVPDLVSVVPTVADHIPAVRHQLVRRLGPEGTDLLFSVANSVTAALTVSPTSAAAEAVARTMLTVEAWNARLAWGRHEELLAQNCPEGGSPAPGTAIFAAGPGEDFANRFGWIGLSAAAVIGALSRNPAITGATALVTAPKPTRATREAFGAAMTCGLTTHHDALVVRPRVLRALDRVDVIVIDPRALYTDELTITRVRGVTNLHRTKAWEAAQFALEDGKLGPGWHKLSSIRGAGRAGEALVSPVRDPFATAVVAEARRAGVRLVSVDDDGLRSLTQGFDTLFPMTGSLDDTLADAVAQAGADGATVALVTTSDMTAAHEAGITIGIMRGAVPPWGADMFVPDLLAVWRILHAMPAARAAGSHGVRLSMSSSAIGALMLIPGVPGNGPESVNAGVLGGLWAGFTAGNKVFGDALPAPEPGHEWYSLPVSEVQRLLPRPASAPRQPSAAPNLLLAPARLAGRAASATWSLAGEFVGEMRTNLADPITPILATGAVASALLGSPLDAALVGGVLLANAALSSEQQLHAERVLRRLLAVQDPLARRRVGPLDEGATEDVAAGTLRPGDVIEIHAGEVVPADARLIEAANVEVDESTLTGESLPVPKQTDPTPGAPLAERSGMVYAGTTMVAGTAVAVVTTVGRSTEIHRAMAMAPTKSRQIGLQRQLAHITSRALPWSLASGAAVGAFSALRGTPLREAVGSAVALMVAAVPEGLPLVATLAQLAAARRLSSEHVLIRNANSVEALARLDVVCFDKTGTLSENRLQVKQVQPVRGHSRDDVVRAALSTVFARNGRADHATDAAVRRAAGPVDASERDAYLPFQSGRPFAAALVGTRLTIKGAPEVLSAALNGDRDRLGPAIERLAAEGLRVLAVAERELTELEAAQAAADPAAMEQLCGSGLTPIGLLGLADTPRPTAAALLADLGARGIGVRLITGDHPVTAAVIANDLGLAVTEEQVITGSEWESMSVGEREQAVVERLVFARMSPEHKIDVVQTLERIGLVTAMVGDGANDAAAIRAASVGIGVAAPGSDPARTAADVMLLDGRIEALLDALDEGEQLWRRVQSAVSMLLGGNAGEVAFALITSLATGRSVLNARQMLLVNMLTDALPAAALAVSNQGGTGTLHRDESAMWRAIAIRGTATTAGATLAWLMGRMTGTQRRAATIALIGLVSTQLAQTLADSRAPLVVSTAAGSFLVLAAVISTPGVSQIFGCTPVDPLGWGQAFLATAVAASLSALAPAVLEWIGSKGYALVAGSVVDDDDAGLDQQGVDLPNRGRQQSNPHHDEGVGSAEAQGFGHNSRQAKSHDLNGSRE; translated from the coding sequence ATGTCATTCAGACCTGGCCTGCCCGGTCTCGGGGGGTTGATCGCCGCACCGATTCAGCTCACCGCGACCGCCGTCGGGCTGGCCGGCGGCGCGGCGCTGCTCGGCGGTAGCACTGCCGTCCGGGTGGGAAGCCGCGCGCTCGGCGCTGTCCCCGGCGCGCGCGCCGTCGGCCGAGCGGCAGCGGGAATGGCGGTCGAGGCGATCGGCGGCCCCCCGCACCGGCGGATCAGCCGGCGCGGCGCGCGCCGTTGGATCGAGGTGCGCGGGTTGGCCGGGCCGGACGCGGTTGCCATCGCCGAGGAGGTGCTGGCCGCCGTTCGCGCCGTGCCGGGCGTCACCGACGCGGTGCTCAACCGCTCGGTGGCCCGACTGGTGGTCACCGTGGCCCCGGAGGGACCGGCCGAGAACCTGTCGGATGTGGTCGCCGACGCCGAGCGGCGGGCCCGCACCGAGCCCGCGCGCCGTCAGCATCCACTGACCCTGCCCGGCGACGACTCCGTTCTGGTGGCCCGCGCGCTCGGTGCTGCTGCCGCGACCGCCAGCCTCGGCGTCTCTCTCGTCGGCACGGCGCTGCGCCTGCCCGGTGTGCCCGACCTGGTGTCGGTGGTCCCGACGGTGGCCGACCACATCCCCGCGGTGCGCCATCAACTGGTCCGCCGGCTCGGCCCGGAAGGCACCGATCTGCTGTTCTCGGTGGCCAACTCGGTGACCGCAGCGCTGACGGTGTCACCGACGTCGGCCGCCGCCGAAGCGGTGGCGCGGACCATGCTGACCGTCGAAGCCTGGAACGCGCGGCTGGCCTGGGGCCGCCACGAAGAACTGCTGGCGCAGAACTGCCCCGAGGGCGGTTCGCCCGCGCCAGGCACCGCGATCTTCGCCGCCGGGCCCGGCGAGGACTTCGCCAACCGGTTCGGCTGGATCGGCCTGAGCGCCGCCGCGGTGATCGGCGCACTGTCGCGCAACCCGGCGATCACCGGGGCCACCGCCCTGGTTACCGCACCCAAGCCGACGCGGGCCACCCGGGAGGCATTCGGCGCTGCGATGACCTGTGGGCTGACCACTCATCACGACGCCCTGGTGGTGCGGCCCCGCGTGCTGCGCGCACTGGACCGCGTCGACGTCATCGTTATCGATCCGCGCGCCCTCTACACCGATGAGCTGACCATCACCCGGGTCCGCGGGGTGACCAACTTGCATCGCACCAAGGCGTGGGAGGCGGCCCAGTTCGCGCTCGAGGACGGCAAGCTCGGGCCCGGCTGGCACAAGCTGTCGTCGATCCGCGGCGCCGGGCGCGCCGGCGAAGCGCTGGTCAGTCCGGTCCGCGACCCGTTCGCCACCGCGGTGGTCGCCGAGGCGCGCCGGGCCGGGGTGCGGTTGGTCTCCGTCGACGACGACGGATTGCGTTCGCTGACACAGGGTTTCGACACGCTCTTCCCGATGACCGGGTCTTTGGACGACACCCTGGCCGACGCCGTCGCGCAGGCGGGCGCCGACGGCGCGACGGTGGCGCTGGTGACCACCTCCGACATGACCGCCGCGCACGAGGCTGGGATCACCATCGGCATCATGCGGGGCGCGGTGCCGCCGTGGGGCGCCGACATGTTCGTCCCTGACCTTCTCGCGGTCTGGCGGATCCTGCACGCGATGCCCGCGGCCCGCGCGGCCGGCAGTCACGGTGTGCGGCTGTCGATGTCCAGCTCGGCCATCGGCGCGCTGATGCTGATCCCCGGCGTGCCGGGCAATGGCCCCGAGTCGGTCAACGCCGGTGTGCTCGGCGGTCTATGGGCCGGATTCACCGCGGGCAACAAGGTTTTCGGCGACGCACTGCCCGCTCCCGAGCCCGGCCACGAGTGGTACTCCCTGCCGGTCAGCGAGGTGCAACGACTACTGCCCCGCCCCGCATCGGCACCCAGACAGCCGTCTGCCGCGCCGAATCTGCTGTTGGCGCCAGCGCGTCTGGCCGGGCGGGCCGCGTCGGCCACCTGGTCGCTGGCCGGTGAGTTCGTCGGCGAGATGCGGACCAATCTGGCCGACCCGATCACGCCGATCCTGGCCACCGGCGCGGTGGCCAGCGCGCTGCTCGGCTCCCCGTTGGATGCCGCCCTGGTCGGCGGAGTCCTGCTGGCCAACGCCGCGCTGTCCTCCGAACAGCAGCTGCATGCCGAGCGGGTGCTGCGCCGCCTGCTGGCCGTGCAGGATCCACTGGCCCGACGCCGCGTGGGCCCGCTCGACGAGGGCGCCACCGAGGATGTCGCGGCGGGGACGCTGCGACCTGGTGACGTGATCGAGATCCACGCCGGCGAGGTGGTGCCGGCCGACGCGCGGCTCATCGAGGCCGCCAACGTCGAGGTCGACGAGTCGACTTTGACGGGCGAGTCGTTGCCGGTGCCCAAGCAGACCGACCCGACGCCGGGTGCGCCGCTGGCCGAACGGTCCGGCATGGTCTACGCCGGCACGACGATGGTGGCCGGCACCGCGGTTGCGGTGGTGACCACGGTCGGGCGCAGCACCGAGATACACCGCGCGATGGCGATGGCCCCGACCAAGAGCCGCCAGATCGGCCTGCAGCGCCAACTGGCCCACATCACCAGCCGGGCGCTGCCGTGGAGCCTGGCCAGCGGGGCGGCCGTCGGCGCCTTCTCGGCGCTGCGCGGCACGCCGCTGCGCGAGGCGGTCGGCAGCGCGGTGGCTCTGATGGTCGCGGCGGTGCCCGAAGGCCTGCCCCTCGTCGCGACGCTGGCACAGTTGGCGGCCGCCCGCCGACTGTCCAGCGAGCACGTGCTGATCCGCAACGCCAACTCGGTGGAGGCGCTGGCCCGCCTCGATGTGGTGTGCTTCGACAAGACCGGCACACTCAGCGAGAATCGGCTGCAGGTCAAGCAGGTGCAGCCGGTACGCGGCCATAGCCGCGACGACGTCGTCCGCGCCGCGTTGAGCACCGTCTTCGCCCGCAACGGCCGCGCCGACCACGCCACCGACGCCGCGGTGCGCCGCGCCGCCGGGCCCGTCGACGCATCGGAGCGCGACGCGTACCTGCCGTTCCAGTCCGGACGGCCGTTCGCCGCCGCACTCGTCGGAACCCGGCTGACGATCAAGGGCGCACCCGAGGTGCTCTCAGCGGCCCTGAACGGCGACCGCGATCGGCTGGGGCCGGCGATCGAGCGCCTTGCCGCCGAGGGGCTGCGGGTGCTGGCCGTGGCCGAGCGAGAGCTGACCGAGCTGGAGGCCGCCCAGGCGGCCGCCGACCCGGCCGCGATGGAACAGCTGTGCGGCTCAGGGCTGACGCCCATCGGGCTGCTCGGCTTGGCCGACACACCGCGCCCGACTGCGGCGGCGCTGCTGGCCGATCTCGGCGCCCGCGGCATCGGGGTCCGCCTGATCACCGGCGACCACCCCGTGACGGCCGCGGTGATCGCCAACGACCTCGGCCTCGCGGTCACCGAGGAGCAGGTGATCACCGGCAGCGAGTGGGAGTCGATGTCGGTCGGCGAGCGGGAGCAGGCCGTGGTTGAGCGGCTGGTCTTCGCGCGGATGTCGCCGGAGCACAAGATCGACGTGGTGCAGACGCTCGAGCGCATCGGTCTGGTGACTGCGATGGTCGGCGACGGCGCCAACGACGCAGCGGCGATCCGGGCCGCCAGCGTCGGTATCGGGGTGGCCGCCCCGGGCAGCGACCCGGCCCGCACCGCCGCCGACGTGATGCTGCTCGACGGCCGAATCGAGGCCCTGCTCGACGCGCTCGACGAAGGCGAGCAGTTGTGGCGCCGGGTGCAGTCGGCGGTGTCGATGCTGCTGGGCGGCAATGCCGGCGAAGTGGCGTTCGCGCTGATCACCAGTTTGGCGACCGGACGGTCGGTGCTCAACGCGCGCCAGATGCTGCTGGTCAACATGCTCACCGACGCGCTGCCCGCCGCCGCGCTGGCCGTCAGCAACCAGGGCGGCACCGGCACGCTGCACCGCGACGAGTCGGCGATGTGGCGGGCGATCGCCATCCGCGGCACGGCCACCACCGCGGGCGCCACGCTGGCTTGGCTGATGGGCCGGATGACCGGTACCCAGCGGCGGGCTGCGACGATCGCACTGATCGGCCTGGTCTCCACGCAGCTGGCCCAGACGCTCGCGGATTCCCGTGCGCCGCTTGTGGTTTCGACGGCGGCAGGCTCGTTCCTCGTGCTGGCCGCGGTGATCAGCACACCGGGGGTGAGCCAGATCTTCGGATGCACCCCGGTGGATCCGCTGGGCTGGGGTCAGGCCTTCCTCGCCACCGCGGTCGCCGCCTCGCTGTCGGCGCTGGCTCCGGCGGTGCTGGAGTGGATCGGTTCGAAGGGCTACGCGCTGGTCGCCGGGTCAGTCGTCGACGACGACGATGCCGGCTTGGACCAGCAGGGCGTAGATCTCCCGAACCGGGGGCGTCAGCAGTCGAACCCCCACCATGACGAGGGCGTCGGGTCCGCTGAGGCGCAGGGCTTCGGTCACAACTCCAGGCAAGCGAAGTCCCATGACCTCAACGGGTCTCGAGAGTGA
- a CDS encoding Lrp/AsnC family transcriptional regulator produces the protein MAESGEPARGLDEIDRTLVRELVADGRATLAHLAATTGLSVSAVQSRVRRLEARNVVTGYSARVDPEAFGHMLSAFVAITPLDPSQPDDAPTRLEHIAEIEACYSVAGEESYILFVRVESPRDLETLLQQIRTAANVRTRSTIILNTFYSNRAYLPE, from the coding sequence ATGGCGGAGAGCGGGGAACCGGCCCGCGGCCTCGACGAGATCGACCGTACGCTGGTGCGTGAGCTCGTCGCCGACGGCCGGGCCACGCTGGCGCACCTGGCCGCGACCACGGGCCTTTCGGTGTCGGCGGTGCAGTCGCGGGTGCGGCGGCTGGAGGCCCGCAATGTGGTGACCGGATACAGTGCCCGCGTCGACCCCGAGGCGTTCGGGCACATGCTGTCGGCGTTCGTCGCGATCACCCCTTTGGATCCTTCTCAACCTGATGATGCGCCTACTCGCCTGGAGCACATCGCCGAAATCGAGGCATGCTACTCGGTGGCCGGCGAGGAGAGCTACATCCTGTTCGTGCGCGTCGAGTCACCGCGGGACTTGGAAACGCTGCTGCAGCAGATCCGCACCGCCGCGAACGTACGTACCCGAAGCACGATCATTCTAAACACATTTTACAGTAATCGCGCATATCTACCGGAATAG
- the hglS gene encoding 2-oxoadipate dioxygenase/decarboxylase, whose product MSTPQIPTWQLRARFAAALSTMYGAEVPAYTTLVEASEAVNRDYMAAHPEAERLGSLDRVTAERHGAIRVGTPAELADVADLFAAFGMYPVGFYDLRDAASPVPVVSTVFRPVDSKELAHNPFRVFTSMLAMRDGRFFDSDLRSRVERFLGGRRLFDPALIADARRIAADGGCGAADRAGDFLARAVASFVLSSEPVDRAWYAELTAVSAVAADIAGVNTTHINHLTPRVLDIDDLYRRMTERGIAMIDAIQGPPRWDGPDVLLRQTSFRALAEPRRFREADGTVSEGTLRVRFGEVEARGVALTRKGREQFDAAMATADPAAVWGDYFPNTDDEMASAGLAYYHQGDPAAPVVYEDFLPASAAGIFRSNLDVDTEAAAGADESGYGLDWMAAAIGHHIHDPYDLYDATAQEPPA is encoded by the coding sequence ATGAGCACACCGCAGATCCCGACCTGGCAGCTGCGTGCCCGCTTCGCCGCCGCCCTGTCGACGATGTACGGCGCCGAGGTGCCCGCATACACCACGCTCGTGGAGGCCAGCGAGGCCGTCAACCGCGACTACATGGCCGCCCACCCCGAAGCCGAGCGACTGGGGTCGCTGGACCGGGTCACCGCCGAACGGCACGGCGCGATCCGCGTCGGCACCCCGGCCGAACTGGCGGACGTCGCAGACCTGTTCGCGGCGTTCGGCATGTACCCGGTCGGCTTCTACGACCTGCGCGACGCCGCCTCCCCCGTTCCGGTAGTGTCCACGGTCTTTCGGCCCGTCGACTCCAAAGAGCTGGCGCACAACCCGTTTCGGGTGTTCACGTCGATGCTGGCCATGCGCGACGGCCGGTTCTTCGACAGCGACCTGCGGTCCAGGGTGGAGCGGTTCCTCGGTGGGCGTCGGTTGTTCGATCCCGCGCTGATCGCCGACGCCCGCCGGATCGCGGCCGACGGTGGCTGCGGTGCCGCGGACCGAGCCGGGGACTTCCTCGCGCGTGCGGTGGCGTCGTTCGTCTTGTCGTCCGAACCGGTGGACCGCGCCTGGTACGCCGAACTGACCGCCGTGTCGGCGGTGGCCGCCGACATCGCCGGGGTGAATACCACCCACATCAACCATCTGACCCCGCGTGTCCTGGACATCGACGACCTCTACCGGCGGATGACCGAGCGCGGAATCGCGATGATCGACGCCATCCAGGGACCGCCGCGCTGGGACGGTCCGGATGTGTTGTTGCGCCAGACGTCTTTTCGTGCGCTCGCCGAGCCGCGGCGGTTCCGCGAGGCGGACGGCACGGTGAGCGAGGGCACGCTGCGGGTGCGCTTCGGCGAGGTCGAGGCGCGTGGGGTCGCGCTGACCCGCAAGGGCCGCGAACAGTTCGATGCCGCCATGGCCACCGCCGACCCCGCCGCGGTGTGGGGCGACTACTTCCCGAACACCGACGACGAGATGGCGTCGGCGGGGCTGGCCTACTACCACCAGGGCGACCCGGCGGCACCGGTGGTCTACGAGGACTTCCTGCCCGCCTCGGCGGCGGGGATCTTCCGGTCGAACCTCGACGTCGACACCGAAGCAGCCGCCGGGGCTGACGAATCCGGCTACGGCCTGGACTGGATGGCCGCCGCCATCGGTCACCACATCCACGATCCGTATGACCTGTATGACGCAACCGCCCAGGAGCCGCCCGCATGA